The following proteins come from a genomic window of Salvia hispanica cultivar TCC Black 2014 chromosome 4, UniMelb_Shisp_WGS_1.0, whole genome shotgun sequence:
- the LOC125222240 gene encoding ATP-dependent helicase BRM isoform X1 — translation MQSGGGAQQGGGGGGHGRTNAASASASLSPSSSAGSAFDQQQQQRQQQQHQQQRQQQQHQQQRQSRSQQFMKRPEGNDALLAYQAGTIHGPLGAGNFSAASGSMQLPQQPRKFIDLGQQHGSPNNPDQSHNRSQGVELQMLNPMQQAYMQYAFQSAQQKSTLGMQSQQQVRPAMFGSLGKDQEMRMANMKMQELISMQGANQSQGSSSKKPSEQVAQSDKHADNSHRPLLDQRSDTKPNYPPLGGQGIQPAPMQAPQSQQNIMSMTNNQMAMAAQMQSMQALALERNIDLSHPANANVVAQLIPLMQSRMAAQQKANENSTGLPSGSFNKQHVTSPPVGNESSPHGNSSSDVSGQSGSSKARQAVSPSTLGVNSNAAPPNNSSTISAQQFSVQHFPHRQQSSLGHGMPPIQPSQSPGNPNEGVDSFLAKTSVAESSQAQNARQPNRSPQSATPSNEGDVGNPSTSQGGPSSQLRQLHTGFTKQQLHVLKAQILAFRRLKQKGDVTLPRELLQAIAPPPLDLQMQQVLSPPANAGKDKLSGETVEEQTKHMEFSEKGAHDAKSVAGVVNMKTEGSGDGRAAAAAASMQNSVSAAKEQRFVGPPGKEEPQYIGSSGKCEQESEPGNQNTPVRNDVAVDRGKGIATQSSASDPVQVKKPIQASNTPQPKDAGSTRKYHGPLFDFPIFTRKHETLGSSMMNNNSNLTLGYDIKDLFADEGREIHKRKRAERIGKIDEILGVNLERKRIKPDLVTRLQIESKKLQLAECQARLRDEIEQQQQEIMAMPDRPYRKFVRLCERQRQDLNRQSQANQKATREKQLKSIFHWRKKLLEAHWAFRDARTARNRGVHKYHEKMLREFSKLKDDDRNKRMEALKNNDVERYREMLLEQQTNVPGEAAERYAVLSSFLSQTEEYLHKLGSKITATKNQQEVEEAAHAAAAAARAQGLSEEEVRAAAACARDEVSIRNRFSEMNAPRDSQSVNKYYNLAHAVNERVIRQPSMLRAGTLRDYQLVGLQWMLSLYNNKLNGILADEMGLGKTVQVMALIAHLMEFKGNYGPHLIIVPNAVLVNWKSELHTWLPSVSCIYYVGGKDQRAKLFSQEVLAMKFNVLVTTYEFIMYDRTKLSKIDWKYIVIDEAQRMKDRESVLARDLDRYRCQRRLLLTGTPLQNDLKELWSLLNLLLPEVFDNRKAFHDWFSQPFQKEGPAHEDDWLETEKKVIIIHRLHQILEPFMLRRRVEDVEGSLPPKVSIVLKCRMSAIQSAIYDWIKSTGTLRVDPEDEHRKCQKNQNYQAKTYKTLNNRCMELRKACNHPLLNYPYFSDFSKDFLVRSCGKLWVLDRVLMKLQRTGHRVLLFSTMTKLLDIMEEYLQWRRLVFRRIDGMTSLEDRESAIVEFNRPDTDCFIFLLSIRAAGRGLNLQSADTVIIYDPDPNPKNEEQAVARAHRIGQTREVKVIYMEAVVGKISSHQKEDEFGSGGVVDSDDDLAGKDRYVGSIESLIRNNIQQYKIDMADEVINAGRFDQRTTHEERRLTLETLLHDEERYQETVHDVPSLHEVNRMIARSEEEVELFDQMDEELDWAEDMTRYDQVPDWLRANTQEVNTTIAKLSKKPSKNAVYGGMQPPGEVASEISERRRGRPKGKTPVYTELDDENGEFSDASSNDRNGYSVQEEDDGDIGEFEDDESTEAPGVNKDQSEEDAPVSADGYEYQRALDNVRNNSILDEAGSSGSSSHSRKLMRMVSPSVSSQKFGSLSALDGRPGSRSKKLADELEEGEIAVSGDSPMNQQHSGSWIQDRDEGEDEQVLQPKIKRKRSIRLRPRPVRTEEKPSDRSSFRPGDPTMLPVHMDNKYKTQASDDRSHKVLGDTSSMKSEKIDSSTKNKRNLPSRRNTANVQSTLRSGRVNYGPAVAYDSSEHLTENLDTKVVKGPKTSGPKMSEVVLRKCKTVISKLQRRIDYEGHQIIPQLTELWKRNDYASGDGDCLLDLRKIHNRVDKSEYSGVMGFVSDVQLMLKSSMQYFGFSYEVRSEAKKVHDLFFDIIGVAFSDTDFREARSSMSFTAPVSTPATGPSSRQFPSAQGKRQKSVKDVDSENTPFPKTQTRTPIHTVESSKARNLMPHKDSRLGSSSSRDLGQPDDARPFTHPGDLVICKKKRKDREKSGTKSGNGSAGPLSPTGIGRVMKSPGSVSGAKDIGSSQHGWGPLSPQQGNSSGGSVGWANPVKRMRTDAGRRRPSHL, via the exons ATGCAATCCGGTGGTGGGGCCCAACAgggcggaggcggcggcggccatGGCCGGACTAATGCCGCATCGGCCTCTGCTTCTCTGTCCCCATCGTCCTCCGCCGGGTCCGCATTTGATCAGCAGCAACAGCAgaggcagcagcagcagcatcaACAGCAGAGACAGCAGCAGCAACATCAACAGCAGAGACAG TCAAGGTCTCAACAGTTTATGAAGAGACCTGAAGGGAATGATGCCCTTCTAGCGTACCAAGCTGGCACGATACATGGACCCCTGGGGGCGGGCAATTTTTCTGCCGCATCTGGCTCCATGCAGCTGCCTCAACAGCCCAGGAAGTTCATTGATTTGGGCCAGCAGCATGGTTCCCCTAATAATCCGGATCAAAGTCATAATAGAAGTCAAGGTGTTGAGCTACAAATGTTGAATCCGATGCAACAAGCTTATATGCAGTATGCATTTCAGTCAGCCCAACAGAAATCTACATTGGGGATGCAATCACAGCAGCAGGTGAGACCAGCGATGTTTGGTTCTCTTGGCAAAGATCAAGAAATGAGGATGGCAAACATGAAAATGCAAGAGCTGATATCCATGCAAGGAGCAAATCAGTCTCAGGGTTCCTCCTCCAAGAAACCCTCTGAGCAGGTTGCTCAGAGTGACAAACATGCAGATAACAGTCATCGCCCTTTGCTCGATCAGAGAAGTGATACCAAACCGAACTATCCTCCATTAGGTGGTCAGGGAATCCAACCTGCACCTATGCAAGCTCCACAATCTCAGCAAAATATCATGAGCATGACAAACAATCAGATGGCTATGGCTGCACAGATGCAGTCAATGCAGGCACTGGCTCTTGAGCGTAATATTGATCTGTCACACCCTGCAAATGCAAATGTGGTTGCACAGCTTATCCCACTAATGCAGTCTAGGATGGCTGCTCAGCAAAAAGCTAATGAAAATAGTACTGGTTTGCCTTCTGGATCTTTCAACAAACAGCATGTTACCTCACCGCCAGTTGGAAACGAAAGTTCTCCCCATGGTAATTCCTCAAGTGATGTGTCAGGACAATCTGGGTCATCTAAAGCTAGGCAGGCAGTTTCACCTAGTACTCTTGGTGTGAATTCCAATGCAGCTCCACCTAACAATTCTAGCACCATTTCTGCCCAACAGTTCTCTGTGCAGCATTTTCCCCATAGGCAGCAATCCTCTCTTGGTCATGGAATGCCTCCTATTCAGCCTTCACAGTCACCAGGGAATCCGAATGAAGGGGTTGATAGTTTTCTTGCAAAAACTTCGGTAGCAGAATCTTCTCAGGCGCAAAATGCCAGACAGCCTAATCGGTCTCCTCAATCTGCAACTCCATCTAATGAAGGTGATGTGGGTAATCCATCAACATCTCAGGGTGGACCCAGTTCGCAGTTGAGACAATTGCACACTGGTTTCACCAAGCAGCAGCTGCATGTTCTTAAAGCACAGATACTTGCATTTAGGCGCCTGAAG CAGAAAGGCGATGTAACTTTGCCACGTGAACTGCTCCAAGCTATTGCTCCTCCACCACTTGATTTACAGATGCAACAGGTGCTTTCACCTCCTGCAAATGCTGGAAAGGACAAATTATCTGGTGAAACTGTAGAGGAGCAGACCAAACATATGGAGTTCAGTGAGAAAGGGGCTCATGATGCAAAATCAGTAGCTGGAGTAGTTAATATGAAAACTGAAGGTTCAGGAGATGGTAGGGCTGCTGCTGCAGCTGCGAGCATGCAGAACTCTGTTTCTGCAGCAAAGGAGCAGAGGTTTGTGGGTCCTCCTGGAAAAGAAGAGCCGCAATATATTGGTAGTTCTGGGAAATGCGAACAGGAGTCTGAACCGGGCAATCAGAACACTCCTGTCAGAAATGATGTTGCTGTAGACAGGGGTAAAGGAATTGCAACACAGTCAAGTGCTTCAGATCCAGTGCAGGTCAAGAAACCCATTCAAGCAAGTAATACACCCCAACCTAAGGATGCTGGTTCAACACGAAAATATCATGGGCCGTTATTTGATTTCCCCATTTTCACTAGAAAACATGAGACCCTTGGATCGTCTATGATGAACAACAATAGTAACTTGACTTTAGGTTATGATATCAAAGATCTTTTTGCTGATGAAGGCAGGGAGATTCACAAAAGGAAAAGGGCAGAAAGAATTgggaaaattgatgaaatacTTGGTGTTAACTTAGAGAGGAAGAGAATTAAACCAGATCTTGTTACTCGGCTACAAATTGAGTCAAAAAAACTTCAGCTTGCTGAGTGCCAGGCACGCTTGAGGGATGAGATTGAGCAACAACAACAGGAAATAATGGCTATGCCTGATAGACCATATCGGAAATTCGTTCGACTTTGTGAACGTCAGCGTCAGGATCTTAACAGGCAATCACAGGCCAATCAGAAGGCAACTAGGGAGAAGCAACTAAAATCCATTTTCCATTGGCGCAAAAAGCTTCTCGAGGCACATTGGGCTTTCCGTGATGCTCGAACTGCCCGGAATAGGGGAGTACATAAGTATCATGAAAAGATGTTGAGGGAGTTCTCCAAACTGAAGGATGATGACCGTAATAAAAGGATGGAAGCcttgaaaaataatgatgtggAAAGATATAGAGAGATGCTTCTGGAACAACAGACTAATGTACCTGGGGAGGCCGCAGAAAGATACGCTGTTCTCTCATCATTCTTAAGTCAAACTGAGGAGTATCTACACAAATTGGGCAGTAAAATAACAGCCACTAAAAATCAGCAGGAGGTTGAGGAGGCAGCTCATGCAGCAGCTGCTGCTGCACGTGCCCAG GGTCTCTCGGAAGAAGAAGTTAGAGCTGCCGCTGCTTGTGCGAGAGACGAAGTCTCGATAAGGAACCGGTTTTCAGAGATGAATGCACCAAGAGATAGTCAATCTGTTAACAA GTACTACAATCTGGCACATGCTGTGAATGAAAGGGTCATAAGACAGCCTTCAATGCTACGAGCTGGAACTCTACGAGACTATCAACTT GTTGGTCTGCAGTGGATGCTATCattatacaataataaattaaatggaatTTTGGCAGATGAGATGGGTCTTGGCAAAACTGTGCAG GTGATGGCCTTGATTGCTCATTTGATGGAGTTCAAAGGAAATTATGGCCCTCATCTTATTATTGTTCCCAATGCTGTGCTTGTCAACTGGAAG AGTGAATTGCATACTTGGCTTCCTAGCGTTTCCTGTATATATTATGTTGGTGGGAAAGACCAAAGGGCGAAATTGTTTTCTCAA GAAGTGCTAGCCATGAAGTTTAATGTCCTTGTGACAACCTATGAGTTCATCATGTATGATCGTacaaaactttcaaaaattgaTTGGAAATATATTGTAATTGATGAAGCACAACGGATGAAGGACAGAGAGTCAGTATTAGCTCGTGACCTTGATAGGTATCGCTGCCAAAGGCGTTTGCTTCTTACAGGGACACCATTGCAG AACGATCTTAAAGAGCTTTGGTCTCTTTTAAACCTACTACTCCCAGAAGTTTTTGATAATAGAAAAGCATTTCATGATTGGTTCTCTCAACCATTCCAAAAGGAAGGGCCTGCACATGAAGATGACTGGCTCGAGACAGAGAAGAAGGTGATAATTATCCATAGACTACATCAAATATTGGAACCGTTTATGCTTCGGCGGCGTGTTGAAGATGTAGAAGGATCACTTCCTCCAAAG GTCTCGATTGTTTTGAAATGTCGAATGTCTGCAATACAGAGTGCCATTTATGATTGGATCAAATCAACTGGCACTCTCAGGGTTGACCCTGAAGATGAACATCGCAAGTGTCAAAAGAACCAAAATTATCAGGCTAAAACTTACAAAACTCTAAACAATAGATGCATGGAGCTACGGAAAGCTTGTAACCATCCATTGCTAAATTACCCTTATTTCAGTGACTTCTCAAAGGATTTCCTTGTGAGGTCTTGTGGAAAATTGTGGGTTCTGGATAGAGTTTTGATGAAGCTTCAGAGAACGGGACACAGGGTACTGCTCTTTAGTACCATGACCAAACTTCTTGATATAATGGAGGAATATTTGCAGTGGCGAAGGCTTGTTTTCAGAAGAATTGATGGGATGACTAGCTTGGAAGACCGTGAAAGTGCTATCGTTGAGTTTAATCGACCAGACACCGATTGTTTTATCTTCTTACTTAGCATTCGTGCTGCTGGACGGGGTCTCAATCTGCAGTCTGCTGACACAGTGATCATATATGATCCGGatccaaacccaaaaaatgaGGAGCAGGCTGTTGCTCGTGCCCACCGTATTGGGCAGACGAGGGAGGTGAAAGTCATTTACATGGAAGCTGTGGTCGGCAAAATATCCAGCCATCAAAAAGAGGATGAATTCGGGAGTGGAGGAGTAGTTGACTCCGATGATGACCTTGCTGGAAAGGACCGGTATGTGGGTTCAATTGAGAGCTTGATTCGGAATAATATTCAGCAGTATAAGATTGACATGGCTGATGAAGTTATAAATGCTGGGCGGTTTGACCAGAGGACTACACATGAAGAGAGGCGGCTAACTTTAGAAACACTTTTGCATGATGAAGAAAGATACCAAGAAACAGTTCACGACGTTCCTTCTCTTCATGAGGTAAACCGTATGATTGCTAGGAGTGAAGAAGAAGTGGAGCTTTTTGATCAAATGGATGAAGAACTTGACTGGGCAGAGGACATGACTCGATATGATCAGGTCCCTGATTGGCTTCGTGCTAATACACAAGAAGTAAATACTACCATTGCTAAGTTATCAAAGAAGCCATCAAAGAATGCTGTATATGGTGGAATGCAACCTCCTGGTGAAGTGGCTTCTGAGATTTCTGAGAGGAGGAGAGGGCGGCCTAAGGGAAAGACTCCTGTTTATACTGAATTAGATGATGAAAATGGAGAATTTTCTGACGCAAGCTCCAATGATAGAAATGGATATTCTGttcaagaagaagatgatggaGACATTGGGGAGTTTGAAGATGATGAATCCACTGAAGCACCTGGAGTCAATAAAGATCAATCAGAAGAAGATGCTCCTGTTTCTGCTGATGGATATGAATACCAAAGAGCTTTGGATAACGTCAGAAACAATAGCATACTTGATGAAGCTGGCTCTTCTGGGTCCTCTTCGCATAGTAGGAAGTTAATGCGCATGGTCTCACCTTCCGTGTCCTCTCAAAAGTTTGGATCACTTTCTGCATTAGATGGCAGGCCCGGCTCCCGATCAAAGAAATTG GCAGATGAATTAGAAGAAGGTGAGATTGCTGTATCTGGAGATTCTCCTATGAATCAGCAGCATTCTGGTAGCTGGATCCAAGATCGTGATGAAGGTGAAGATGAACAGGTCTTGCAACCCAAGATAAAACGAAAACGGAGTATTCGGCTTCGCCCACGGCCTGTTAGGACTGAAGAGAAGCCCAGTGACAGGTCATCTTTTCGTCCTGGTGATCCTACTATGTTACCAGTACACATGGATAATAAATACAAGACTCAAGCAAGTGATGACCGTTCCCATAAAGTTCTTGGAGATACTAGTTCGATGAAATCAGAGAAAATTGATTCATCTACCAAGAACAAAAGAAATCTACCATCAAGGAGAAATACAGCTAATGTGCAAAGTACTCTTAGATCTGGGAGAGTGAACTATGGGCCTGCTGTTGCATATGATTCCTCTGAACATCTTACAGAAAACTTGGACACTAAAGTTGTGAAGGGGCCTAAAACTAGTGGCCCTAAGATGTCCGAGGTCGTTCTGAGAAAG TGCAAGACTGTTATAAGCAAGCTCCAGAGAAGAATAGATTATGAAGGTCATCAAATAATACCACAGCTAACTGAGCTGTGGAAAAGAAATGATTATGCCAGTGGAGATGGTGATTGCCTTTTGGATTTGAGAAAGATTCATAACCGTGTTGACAAATCTGAGTACAGTGGAGTCATGGGATTTGTGTCTGACGTGCAGCTTATGTTGAAGTCTAGCATGCAGTATTTCGGTTTTTCATATGAG GTGAGGTCGGAGGCGAAGAAAGTCCATGACCTCTTTTTCGATATAATTGGGGTAGCATTCTCAGATACTGACTTTCGAGAAGCCAGAAGTTCCATGTCTTTCACTGCTCCTGTTTCCACGCCAGCCACCGGTCCATCTTCACGACAGTTTCCTTCTGCTCAGGGGAAGCGCCAGAAATCAGTCAAAGACGTGGATTCAGAAAATACTCCTTTCCCTAAGACACAGACCCGCACACCCATTCACACTGTCGAGAGTTCTAAAGCCAGGAACTTGATGCCTCACAAGGATTCGAGGCTCGGAAGCAGCAGCAGTCGGGATCTTGGCCAACCAGATGACGCTCGCCCTTTCACTCACCCAGGAGATCTCGTTATCTgcaaaaagaagaggaaagaCAGGGAGAAATCGGGTACGAAGTCTGGAAACGGTTCAGCAGGTCCATTGTCACCTACAGGCATTGGACGTGTGATGAAGAGTCCAGGGTCAGTCTCAGGCGCTAAAGATATTGGCTCGAGCCAACATGGCTGGGGGCCCCTTTCCCCTCAACAAGGGAACAGCAGCGGTGGCTCCGTCGGCTGGGCGAATCCTGTAAAGAGAATGAGAACTGACGCTGGAAGGCGGCGGCCTAGCCATTTATGA